A window from Aerococcus sp. Group 1 encodes these proteins:
- a CDS encoding ISL3 family transposase yields MTQSNCIQNLFNIKDENIEIEDKVVEEKKNNIIHKVIFGTLTNHPSHCSHCGHINESQADIVKNGFYSSDILLTTINGGQPVTLRLKKQRFFCKHCQRTFNTETPIVAANCYISKALKTAITFALSETIAMTLIGKQHNVSVSTVIRLLEERGKALLPKFNYLPQCLSFDEFKSVKNVSGAMSFIFIDPLNHRLIDIVENRQKNELIHYFMRFSYKSRQAVKIVTIDMYSPYIEVIRACFPNAKILFDRFHVIQHLNLAINSVRIQLMNHIRYQSPRDYRKLKQLWKLPLKNEWELDYKNLYTHRLFDGLVSEQMIVDYLINLSPELSRTYTYVNRLKYSIYTHDIQSFKDLLIEVKKYTFPRRVRTIFQTLERYQEGICEALTYTLSNGPIEGMNNKTKLIKRTGYGYHRFDHLRIRIIMASRLVCNDFQPRSLTFSEAA; encoded by the coding sequence ATGACTCAATCTAATTGTATACAAAATCTCTTTAATATAAAAGATGAAAATATTGAAATTGAAGATAAAGTAGTGGAGGAAAAGAAAAATAATATCATTCATAAGGTTATTTTTGGAACCTTAACTAACCATCCTTCTCACTGTTCCCATTGCGGACATATCAACGAATCACAAGCTGATATCGTTAAAAATGGATTTTATTCAAGCGATATCTTACTAACGACCATTAATGGAGGTCAACCCGTTACTTTGCGTCTTAAAAAGCAACGTTTCTTTTGTAAGCACTGCCAAAGGACTTTTAATACTGAAACCCCCATAGTGGCAGCTAATTGCTATATTTCTAAAGCGCTAAAAACTGCGATTACTTTTGCTCTTAGTGAAACGATAGCGATGACTCTTATCGGTAAACAACACAATGTTTCTGTATCGACGGTGATTCGTCTTCTAGAAGAAAGAGGGAAAGCATTACTACCTAAATTTAATTATTTGCCCCAGTGCCTTTCTTTTGATGAATTTAAATCAGTGAAAAATGTTAGTGGCGCGATGAGCTTTATTTTTATTGATCCCCTAAACCATCGGTTAATTGATATTGTTGAAAATCGACAAAAGAACGAATTAATCCACTACTTTATGCGTTTTTCTTACAAAAGTCGACAAGCTGTCAAAATAGTTACGATTGATATGTATAGCCCTTATATTGAAGTTATCCGCGCTTGTTTCCCTAATGCAAAGATACTATTTGATCGTTTTCACGTTATTCAACATCTTAATCTGGCAATCAACTCCGTACGTATTCAACTGATGAATCATATTCGCTATCAATCACCACGTGATTATCGCAAATTAAAACAGTTATGGAAGTTACCTTTAAAAAATGAATGGGAACTTGACTATAAAAACTTATATACACATCGACTTTTTGACGGTCTCGTTTCAGAACAGATGATTGTCGATTACCTCATCAATTTATCTCCCGAATTGTCACGTACCTATACCTATGTTAATCGCCTAAAATACAGTATTTATACCCATGACATTCAGTCATTTAAAGACTTACTCATTGAAGTCAAGAAGTACACTTTTCCACGTAGAGTACGAACTATTTTTCAAACCTTAGAAAGATATCAAGAAGGTATTTGTGAAGCTTTAACGTATACTTTGTCTAACGGTCCAATAGAAGGAATGAACAATAAAACGAAACTGATCAAGCGCACAGGTTATGGCTACCATCGTTTTGATCATTTAAGAATACGTATAATAATGGCTTCTCGCTTGGTATGTAATGATTTCCAACCTCGTTCACTCACTTTTTCAGAAGCAGCATAA